From Candidatus Krumholzibacteriia bacterium, a single genomic window includes:
- a CDS encoding lectin-like protein produces MPRVTVSRCLLPVALLLAVSLLLAGCSDDEGSPTDPQNDDPLPPNTPAVPTVDNPQDELPARSGFLTTETATLSNFSPDLAGLSEDMLVRLDEAHALEFRLPAGHSVIYRDGHACHPERLQTRSTGGGWVDLSRTTAVEPLVELGAYAGSHYYLTTMPMLWGFADVNCRNFGGHLATITSSVENEFVLSAVQAAAPGIHYWIGLTDWGRPNHDWVWASGESVDWTNWGPGEPNNRDGEYFTEVYENGLWNDTRYAIYRGYVLERAEPLPDLDDGAVPCAAYGQNRLFLDNLVVPTVAPHVERRVYWHRVFQVTLGAGATYSEEHSYTHGTSETTGMSFGWSIGVSTEVGWGPASVAIETEFHQDFEHEVTVSSEETFSKTYEATAPEGKTMVLALWQLRERYVITDGAGQTWSDPGFVLDGELPELDQGLQQEYLQTILFEQ; encoded by the coding sequence AACACTCCCGCGGTTCCCACCGTGGACAATCCGCAGGACGAACTCCCAGCCCGTTCCGGGTTCCTGACCACCGAAACCGCCACGCTGAGCAACTTCAGCCCCGATCTGGCCGGCTTGAGCGAGGACATGCTCGTGCGTCTCGACGAGGCGCACGCCCTCGAGTTCCGGTTGCCGGCCGGTCACAGCGTGATCTACCGCGACGGTCACGCGTGTCATCCCGAGCGTCTTCAGACCCGGAGCACCGGCGGAGGATGGGTGGACCTGTCCCGGACCACCGCCGTCGAACCCCTCGTCGAGCTCGGCGCGTACGCGGGCAGCCACTACTACCTCACCACCATGCCCATGCTCTGGGGCTTCGCCGACGTCAACTGCCGCAACTTCGGCGGTCATCTGGCGACGATCACCTCGAGCGTCGAGAACGAGTTCGTGCTGAGCGCCGTGCAGGCCGCAGCCCCGGGAATCCATTACTGGATCGGTCTCACCGACTGGGGACGTCCGAACCATGACTGGGTCTGGGCCAGCGGCGAATCGGTGGACTGGACGAACTGGGGGCCGGGCGAGCCGAACAACCGGGACGGTGAGTACTTCACCGAGGTCTACGAAAACGGCCTGTGGAACGACACCCGGTACGCCATCTACCGTGGCTACGTTCTCGAGCGCGCCGAGCCCCTGCCCGACCTCGACGACGGAGCCGTTCCCTGTGCGGCCTACGGCCAGAATCGTCTGTTCCTCGACAACCTCGTCGTGCCGACCGTGGCGCCACACGTGGAGCGCCGCGTCTACTGGCACAGGGTCTTCCAGGTCACGCTCGGTGCCGGTGCGACCTACAGCGAGGAGCACAGCTACACCCACGGCACGTCCGAGACCACGGGCATGTCCTTCGGCTGGTCGATCGGGGTGTCGACGGAGGTCGGCTGGGGGCCGGCTTCGGTGGCGATCGAGACGGAGTTCCACCAGGACTTCGAGCACGAGGTCACCGTCAGCAGCGAGGAGACCTTCAGCAAGACCTACGAGGCCACCGCTCCCGAGGGGAAGACGATGGTGCTCGCGCTGTGGCAGCTGCGCGAGCGTTACGTGATCACCGACGGTGCGGGCCAGACTTGGAGTGACCCCGGATTCGTGCTCGACGGTGAGCTGCCGGAGCTCGACCAGGGTCTGCAGCAGGAGTACCTGCAGACGATTCTGTTCGAGCAGTAG